Proteins encoded by one window of Dioscorea cayenensis subsp. rotundata cultivar TDr96_F1 chromosome 20, TDr96_F1_v2_PseudoChromosome.rev07_lg8_w22 25.fasta, whole genome shotgun sequence:
- the LOC120251924 gene encoding E3 ubiquitin-protein ligase TRAIP-like: MNSELLCNICMGAINMTPKCGEVHSISVCGHFFHSFCLQQWIGKCPAGLKLVCPSCKRSFSSDNVVPLIFSYPGDEEAGQMSTLESEDDRMKHVLLTCNKCKKCKKKEKLVRSLRKAIVKVIKELEMTKTDFKKLLKVVKKAEKLLEKD, translated from the exons ATGAACTCTGAGCTTCTCTGCAACATTTGCATGGGAGCCATAAACATGACACCCAAATGTGGCGAAGTACATAGCATCTCTGTTTGTGGCCATTTTTTCCACTCTTTCTG TTTGCAGCAGTGGATTGGGAAATGCCCTGCAGGGTTGAAGCTTGTTTGTCCTTCTTGCAAGAGGTCATTCTCTTCTGATAATGTGGttcctttgattttttcttaTCCTGGTGATGAAGAAGCAGGGCAGATGTCAACTTTGGAGAGTGAGGATGATAGAATGAAACATGTACTTCTGACTTGCAACAa ATGTAAGAAATGTAAGAAAAAGGAGAAGCTTGTTCGTTCATTAAGAAAGGCTATTGTTAAAGTCATCAAGGAGCTTGAGATGACAAAAACTGATTTTAAGAAGCTTCTTAAG GTGGTTAAGAAGGCAGAGAAGTTGCTTGAAAAGGACTGA